In the genome of Christensenella timonensis, one region contains:
- a CDS encoding COG1361 family protein translates to MKKLVSVILTIAIILTLCLALGGVASAAGVSIKATVSPASLAGAGNVKLNVEVGNTSGVTISNLQLHYPGSGDTVSLENMASGDTQTYSNSQWAISEDMIGNEMAFELTFTAEDGSEKSVSTQPFTITRKESVVDVSGDASASTDTIKAGDKVKFTFVLQNDGNVKITDCALKAPPIKDGAQIGDTFSLSAGQKRTLEWSTVLNDSTDVKPSFTYKVNGETKTLKLDTISITAEGKDKKAAMTVSATGDNTTVRSGDKVKFTIDVKNSGSADLKNLKVVDQNGNSVSMDSKTLPADGGSAGGTLEVTVTQDGSYTFTATATDSDGNEVKASSAAIQVKVDAEATPTASVDVSNVIRLDATISTQELSKPGPVSFEFKIHNLSGETLTDVIISEATLGEIANIASMPEEEQTVPYTAQVDKTGSYTFTLKATLPDGTTVETTTAPATITVKQAAGGMMNLLVLMIVIICAIIGVAIALGVVVHKNKKKNGGKNGKPRPQKERGYEERPQQRSEQPRAQQRRQQRQMPQESIEPRPQPQRQKQQRPAKKNGGSGSRYGDRNKF, encoded by the coding sequence TTGAAGAAATTAGTATCAGTCATACTGACGATCGCGATTATACTGACCCTATGCCTTGCGCTCGGCGGCGTTGCGTCTGCCGCGGGCGTGAGCATCAAGGCGACAGTCAGTCCGGCATCCCTCGCGGGGGCAGGCAATGTGAAGCTGAACGTTGAGGTGGGCAATACATCAGGTGTGACGATATCAAATCTGCAGCTGCATTATCCGGGCAGCGGGGATACCGTTTCACTTGAGAATATGGCATCCGGCGATACGCAGACCTACAGCAACTCCCAGTGGGCGATCTCTGAAGATATGATCGGCAATGAGATGGCTTTTGAGCTGACGTTTACGGCGGAGGACGGCTCGGAAAAATCGGTGAGCACACAGCCATTCACGATCACGCGCAAGGAAAGCGTGGTGGATGTGTCGGGCGACGCGAGCGCAAGCACGGATACGATCAAGGCGGGCGACAAGGTCAAGTTTACTTTTGTGCTGCAAAACGACGGCAACGTCAAGATCACGGATTGTGCGTTGAAAGCACCGCCCATCAAGGACGGCGCGCAGATCGGCGATACCTTTTCCCTGTCCGCAGGGCAGAAACGGACGCTGGAGTGGTCGACCGTCCTAAACGACAGCACGGATGTAAAACCTTCGTTTACCTATAAGGTGAACGGCGAGACAAAAACGCTCAAGCTGGATACGATCAGCATCACCGCGGAGGGCAAGGATAAAAAAGCCGCGATGACAGTGAGCGCTACGGGCGACAACACCACAGTAAGGAGCGGGGACAAGGTCAAATTTACCATTGACGTCAAGAACAGCGGCAGCGCCGACCTGAAAAACCTGAAGGTCGTAGACCAGAACGGTAACAGCGTGTCCATGGATTCCAAAACGCTCCCGGCGGACGGAGGGTCGGCAGGAGGAACGCTGGAGGTAACGGTCACACAGGACGGGAGCTATACGTTTACCGCCACGGCGACGGACAGCGACGGCAACGAGGTCAAGGCAAGCTCGGCGGCGATACAGGTCAAGGTGGATGCGGAGGCGACCCCGACGGCCAGCGTGGACGTAAGCAACGTGATCCGCCTGGACGCGACCATCAGCACACAGGAGTTAAGCAAACCCGGCCCGGTTTCTTTTGAGTTCAAGATACATAACCTGTCGGGCGAAACCCTCACGGACGTCATCATTTCAGAGGCGACGCTGGGAGAGATCGCGAATATCGCTTCCATGCCTGAGGAAGAACAGACGGTGCCGTATACGGCGCAGGTCGATAAGACGGGAAGCTATACATTCACCTTAAAGGCAACGCTGCCGGACGGGACGACGGTAGAAACGACCACCGCCCCGGCGACGATCACGGTAAAACAGGCGGCAGGCGGGATGATGAACCTGCTCGTGCTCATGATCGTGATCATATGCGCGATCATCGGCGTGGCGATCGCCCTTGGTGTGGTGGTGCACAAAAACAAAAAGAAGAACGGCGGGAAGAATGGGAAACCGCGCCCGCAGAAGGAGCGCGGGTATGAAGAACGCCCGCAGCAGAGGAGCGAACAGCCAAGGGCGCAGCAGCGCAGGCAGCAGAGGCAGATGCCGCAGGAATCCATCGAGCCGCGGCCACAGCCGCAAAGGCAGAAGCAGCAGCGCCCGGCGAAGAAGAACGGCGGTTCCGGTTCCAGATATGGCGACAGGAACAAGTTCTGA
- a CDS encoding aconitate hydratase, whose amino-acid sequence MGKPLGYKILEEHLVSGEMIPGSEISIRIDYTLTQDSTGTMAYLQFEAMGIDRVKTKKSVAYIDHNTLQSGFENADDHNYIMSVAKKHGIYASRPGNGICHQVNLERFGVPGATLLGSDSHTPTGGGIGMIAIGAGGLDVAVAMGGGAYYLNCPKFVNVELKGELSAGVSAKDVILEVLRVLSVKGGVGKIIEYTGEGVSTLSVPERATITNMGAELGATTSIFPSDEVTREFLKAQDREADFRPLSADADAEYDEHIVIDLSSLKPMAAMPHSPDNVKTIEEIGKIKVDQVCIGSCTNASYRDLMRVAAILKGKTVSPHTSLTISPGSKQVMNMLAKNGALADMIDAGARILECACGPCIGMGQSPATDAVSVRTFNRNFFGRSGTKSASVYLVSPETAAVTALNGYLSDARELADLSILDVAMPEKFEVNDNMIAPPADCACDVEVVRGPNIKPFPINSEMPDEIGAEVMLKMEDNITTDHIMPSNAKLLPYRSNIPYLSDFCLAPVDETFPARAKKAGKSILVAGQNYGQGSSREHAALAPLYLGVKAVIAKSFARIHMANLINSGILPLVFVNEADYDTIDQGDVLRIADVRGSVDGKDVFTVENETKGTSFEVRLEASERLRKILLAGGLLNYTKKNAQ is encoded by the coding sequence ATGGGAAAACCGCTGGGTTATAAAATTTTGGAAGAACACCTCGTATCCGGGGAAATGATTCCCGGAAGCGAGATATCGATCCGTATCGATTATACGCTGACACAGGATTCCACGGGAACGATGGCTTATTTGCAGTTCGAGGCAATGGGCATCGACCGTGTAAAGACGAAAAAGTCGGTGGCGTATATCGACCACAATACGCTGCAGAGCGGTTTTGAAAATGCGGATGACCACAATTATATTATGAGCGTGGCCAAAAAGCACGGGATCTACGCTTCCCGCCCGGGGAACGGGATCTGCCACCAGGTGAACCTTGAGCGCTTCGGCGTGCCGGGGGCGACGCTTTTGGGGTCTGACAGCCACACGCCCACGGGCGGCGGCATCGGTATGATCGCGATCGGCGCAGGCGGCCTTGACGTTGCCGTTGCCATGGGCGGCGGCGCGTATTACCTGAATTGCCCCAAATTTGTTAATGTGGAGCTGAAGGGCGAGCTTAGCGCGGGCGTTTCGGCCAAGGATGTGATTTTGGAAGTGCTGCGCGTCTTAAGCGTCAAGGGCGGCGTGGGCAAGATCATCGAATATACGGGCGAGGGCGTTAGCACGCTGTCCGTACCCGAACGCGCGACCATCACCAACATGGGCGCAGAGCTGGGCGCGACGACGTCCATCTTCCCCAGCGACGAGGTGACGCGCGAATTTTTGAAGGCACAGGACAGGGAAGCGGACTTTAGGCCCCTTAGCGCGGACGCGGATGCGGAATATGACGAGCATATTGTGATTGATTTAAGCTCCTTAAAGCCGATGGCGGCGATGCCGCACAGCCCTGACAACGTAAAGACGATCGAAGAAATTGGAAAAATAAAAGTCGACCAGGTATGCATCGGAAGCTGTACGAACGCTTCGTACCGCGACCTCATGCGCGTGGCGGCTATTCTCAAGGGGAAAACGGTTTCCCCGCATACGAGCCTGACGATTTCGCCCGGCTCCAAGCAGGTGATGAACATGCTGGCGAAGAACGGCGCGCTTGCCGATATGATCGACGCGGGTGCACGGATCCTTGAATGTGCCTGCGGCCCGTGCATCGGCATGGGGCAGTCCCCGGCGACGGACGCAGTATCCGTGCGTACGTTCAACCGCAATTTTTTTGGGCGCAGCGGGACAAAGAGCGCAAGCGTTTACCTCGTAAGCCCGGAAACGGCTGCCGTAACGGCTTTAAACGGGTATCTTTCAGATGCGCGCGAGCTTGCCGACCTTTCCATCCTCGACGTTGCGATGCCGGAAAAATTTGAAGTGAACGACAACATGATCGCGCCGCCCGCGGATTGCGCGTGCGATGTGGAGGTCGTGCGGGGGCCGAACATCAAGCCCTTCCCCATCAATTCGGAAATGCCGGATGAGATCGGGGCGGAAGTGATGCTTAAGATGGAAGACAATATCACGACGGACCACATCATGCCTTCCAACGCGAAGCTGTTGCCGTACCGCTCGAATATTCCGTACCTTTCGGACTTTTGTCTGGCGCCGGTGGACGAGACATTCCCCGCCCGCGCGAAGAAAGCAGGGAAATCCATCCTCGTTGCGGGCCAGAACTACGGGCAGGGCTCGTCCAGGGAACACGCGGCACTTGCGCCGCTATACCTCGGCGTGAAGGCGGTCATCGCCAAGAGTTTTGCGCGTATCCACATGGCCAACCTGATAAACAGCGGGATATTGCCGCTTGTGTTTGTCAATGAAGCGGATTATGATACTATCGACCAGGGCGATGTATTGAGGATCGCAGACGTACGCGGAAGCGTGGATGGCAAAGATGTGTTCACCGTGGAAAACGAAACCAAGGGAACGAGCTTTGAGGTACGCCTGGAGGCTTCGGAGCGCCTGCGCAAGATCCTCCTTGCGGGCGGGCTTTTGAACTATACAAAGAAAAACGCGCAGTGA
- a CDS encoding 3-oxoacyl-ACP synthase III family protein, with protein sequence MSIRILGTGSYLPEKIVTNEDFEKIIDTSDEWITKRTGIKRRHYVENGMWNKDMCVIAATIAMKEAGITKDDLGGIVVASVTNEMGVPSVASQIQRELEIPQAICFDVNSACTGFMFALKAVEGLLRPGGKPFLVCGSETLSRFMNMDDRASCILFGDGAGAVVVEHGDNMKYFEVYSKPDVNETIVINGMNTLKDGVLQPSYATLKGREVYVFATREAERVIRAALEATGQAPEDIDWFLMHQSNYRITKTIAGRLNMPMDKFYSNIDDTSNTSAASIPIALDQMNKKGMLKRGDRLVIAGFGGGLSSGCAVYDW encoded by the coding sequence ATGAGTATACGCATCCTGGGGACAGGAAGTTACCTGCCGGAAAAAATAGTAACGAACGAGGACTTTGAAAAGATAATAGATACGTCGGACGAATGGATCACCAAGCGTACGGGCATCAAACGCCGCCATTATGTGGAAAACGGCATGTGGAACAAGGATATGTGCGTGATCGCGGCCACTATCGCAATGAAAGAGGCGGGTATTACAAAAGACGACCTCGGCGGTATCGTGGTTGCATCCGTTACCAACGAGATGGGCGTTCCTTCGGTGGCGAGCCAGATCCAGAGGGAGCTTGAGATCCCGCAGGCCATCTGCTTTGATGTGAATTCCGCGTGTACCGGCTTCATGTTCGCTTTAAAAGCGGTGGAAGGACTGCTGCGGCCGGGCGGAAAGCCGTTCCTCGTGTGCGGGAGCGAAACGCTGTCCCGTTTTATGAACATGGACGACCGTGCGAGCTGTATCCTGTTTGGGGACGGCGCGGGCGCGGTGGTCGTGGAACACGGCGACAACATGAAATATTTCGAGGTGTATTCCAAGCCGGACGTAAACGAAACGATCGTGATCAACGGTATGAATACATTAAAAGACGGTGTGCTGCAGCCTTCCTATGCAACGCTCAAGGGCAGGGAAGTGTACGTGTTCGCAACGCGCGAGGCGGAGCGGGTCATCCGCGCGGCGCTCGAAGCAACAGGCCAGGCGCCGGAGGACATCGACTGGTTCCTGATGCACCAGTCCAATTACCGTATTACGAAAACGATCGCCGGGCGGCTTAATATGCCGATGGATAAATTTTATTCCAATATCGACGACACGTCGAACACATCTGCGGCGAGCATCCCGATCGCACTCGACCAGATGAACAAGAAGGGTATGCTCAAAAGAGGAGACAGGCTTGTGATCGCCGGTTTTGGCGGCGGGCTTTCTTCCGGCTGTGCGGTCTATGATTGGTAA
- a CDS encoding YigZ family protein, translated as MELKGYTCLAQRVEHEIVIKKSRFICALIPAEDEQQAAAELLKVKKKHYNAAHNCSAMILKPDASFEKSSDDGEPQGTAGLPMLEVLRHSALTNILAVVTRYFGGTLLGAGGLVRAYSASVSEALDEAKTIEMIPAVELGFVVEYADYSKLQSIASEYGAQVTAEFTDKVTARMTLRRLAFEQVKKKVQEAFFGMDVMELLGESYIRQTGDFKK; from the coding sequence ATGGAGCTGAAAGGATACACATGCCTCGCGCAGCGGGTGGAACATGAGATTGTTATTAAGAAATCGCGCTTTATTTGCGCGCTGATCCCGGCGGAGGACGAGCAGCAGGCAGCTGCGGAGCTCCTGAAAGTCAAAAAGAAGCATTACAACGCAGCGCATAATTGCTCCGCAATGATTTTGAAACCGGACGCGTCGTTTGAAAAAAGCTCGGACGACGGGGAACCGCAGGGCACGGCGGGGCTGCCTATGCTGGAGGTTTTGCGGCACAGCGCCCTGACAAATATCCTGGCGGTAGTGACGCGGTATTTCGGCGGGACGCTGCTTGGCGCGGGAGGGCTCGTGCGCGCCTATTCAGCCAGCGTTTCCGAAGCGCTGGATGAGGCCAAAACGATTGAGATGATCCCGGCGGTGGAGCTTGGGTTCGTGGTAGAATATGCGGATTATTCCAAACTGCAAAGCATCGCCAGCGAATACGGCGCACAGGTCACGGCCGAATTTACGGACAAGGTAACGGCGCGCATGACGCTGCGCCGGCTTGCGTTTGAACAGGTGAAGAAAAAGGTTCAGGAAGCTTTTTTCGGTATGGATGTGATGGAGCTTTTGGGGGAAAGTTACATCAGGCAGACGGGGGATTTTAAAAAATAA
- a CDS encoding glycosyltransferase → MVVTFVVDMYDELSNGIIISAKRYVDRLRMRGHEVRVVASGDVDDPCFYRVKKRYIPLVSEVAKLQSVTFGRAEADVLGRALDGAGVVHLMQPFKLEKAAGLMALERGIPVIAGFHIQPENFIYNIKVIPFAGAADIFYKQFHRQFYRYFDDIHCPSQFIADELKAHGYRQNLHVISNGVDDRFQKLPDIPRPENFRVLMIGRLSPEKRQDLIIRAAAKSRYQKRIRLIFAGKGPEENRYRRLARKLGVTAEFAFYPTEKLVRLINSCSLYVHASDVDVEAISCLEAVSCGLVPVISDSRLSATKQFALTPHSLFKAGSADDLQQKMDWWLSHEKEREKYSPRYCALGETYRVDYMLDRMEQVYADMMARSAKQ, encoded by the coding sequence GTGGTCGTCACATTTGTCGTAGATATGTACGACGAACTGTCAAACGGCATCATTATTTCCGCCAAACGGTATGTTGACCGTCTGCGTATGCGCGGACACGAGGTAAGGGTCGTCGCCTCCGGCGATGTAGATGATCCCTGTTTTTACCGTGTCAAAAAACGGTATATCCCGCTGGTGAGCGAGGTTGCAAAGCTCCAGAGCGTCACCTTTGGCAGGGCGGAGGCGGATGTCCTCGGCCGCGCGCTCGACGGGGCTGGCGTCGTCCACCTGATGCAGCCCTTCAAGCTGGAAAAGGCCGCCGGGCTGATGGCGCTCGAGCGCGGCATCCCCGTGATCGCCGGGTTCCATATCCAGCCGGAAAATTTTATTTACAATATCAAAGTCATTCCCTTCGCAGGCGCGGCCGATATTTTCTACAAACAATTCCACCGGCAGTTTTACCGTTATTTTGACGATATCCACTGTCCCAGCCAGTTTATCGCCGACGAGCTCAAGGCGCACGGTTATAGGCAAAACCTGCATGTCATTTCCAACGGCGTGGACGATCGCTTCCAAAAGCTGCCGGATATCCCCCGCCCCGAAAACTTCCGCGTCCTGATGATCGGCAGGCTGTCGCCCGAAAAACGGCAAGACCTGATCATCCGCGCCGCGGCCAAAAGCCGTTATCAAAAGCGTATCCGGCTCATATTCGCCGGAAAAGGGCCGGAGGAAAACCGTTATCGCCGCCTGGCCAGGAAATTGGGGGTAACGGCGGAGTTCGCGTTTTACCCAACAGAAAAGCTCGTCCGGCTCATCAACTCCTGCAGCCTGTATGTACATGCCTCCGACGTGGATGTGGAGGCGATCTCCTGCCTGGAAGCGGTTTCATGCGGCCTCGTCCCCGTCATCAGCGATTCCAGGCTTTCGGCGACCAAACAGTTTGCGCTCACGCCTCACAGTTTATTTAAAGCAGGGAGTGCGGACGACCTGCAGCAAAAAATGGACTGGTGGCTTTCCCACGAAAAGGAACGGGAAAAATATTCGCCCCGCTACTGCGCGCTGGGGGAAACCTACCGGGTGGACTATATGCTTGACCGCATGGAGCAGGTATACGCCGATATGATGGCAAGGAGTGCAAAGCAATGA
- a CDS encoding branched-chain amino acid aminotransferase, which translates to MEIKFLETDGLKKKPEDESNLGFGTIFSDYMFIMRYTEGQGWHDAEIKKYEDFKISPAATVFHYSQEVFEGLKAYRQVNGDIVLFRAKDNFKRMNNSARRLAMPLFDEAFAHQALRELVKIDQDWIPHQKGTALYIRPNYIGMDPFIGVRAAREYAFYIMMGPVGAYYANGLQPVKILIEKEYTRSAKGGMGFAKTGGNYAASLIAGVEAHGQGCDQVLWLDAEERKYVEEVGSMNIMFVIDGKLVTPELDGCILPGITRDSVMTIARDMGIEVEERRVSVEEVVETAKSGAMSEAFGTGTAAVVSPVGEFMYGDETVTVAGGKMGKLALEFYDILTGIQYGEIKDKFGWTETI; encoded by the coding sequence ATGGAAATCAAATTTTTGGAGACGGATGGACTGAAGAAAAAGCCGGAGGACGAAAGCAATCTTGGTTTCGGAACGATTTTTTCGGATTATATGTTCATTATGCGCTACACCGAAGGACAGGGGTGGCACGACGCCGAGATCAAGAAATATGAGGATTTCAAGATTTCGCCCGCGGCGACCGTATTCCATTACAGCCAGGAGGTTTTTGAGGGCCTGAAGGCTTACCGGCAGGTAAACGGGGATATTGTCCTGTTCCGTGCCAAAGATAATTTCAAGAGGATGAACAACTCCGCGAGGCGCCTGGCGATGCCGCTTTTTGATGAAGCGTTTGCGCATCAGGCGCTGCGTGAACTGGTGAAGATCGACCAGGACTGGATCCCGCACCAGAAAGGGACGGCGCTTTACATCCGCCCCAACTATATTGGGATGGATCCGTTTATCGGCGTACGCGCGGCAAGGGAATATGCATTTTATATCATGATGGGGCCGGTGGGCGCTTACTATGCAAACGGCCTCCAGCCGGTCAAAATCCTGATCGAAAAGGAATATACGCGCTCTGCCAAGGGCGGCATGGGCTTTGCAAAAACAGGCGGGAACTATGCGGCGAGCCTGATCGCGGGCGTTGAGGCGCACGGGCAGGGCTGCGACCAGGTGCTTTGGCTGGACGCGGAAGAACGTAAGTATGTGGAAGAGGTCGGCTCGATGAACATCATGTTTGTCATCGACGGCAAGCTGGTAACGCCGGAGCTCGACGGGTGTATCCTGCCGGGGATCACGCGCGACAGCGTAATGACGATCGCACGCGATATGGGGATCGAAGTAGAAGAACGCAGGGTATCCGTAGAAGAAGTGGTCGAAACGGCGAAGTCCGGGGCCATGAGCGAAGCGTTTGGCACAGGGACGGCCGCAGTCGTGAGCCCGGTGGGCGAGTTCATGTACGGCGACGAGACGGTGACCGTGGCAGGCGGAAAAATGGGCAAGCTTGCGCTTGAGTTTTATGATATACTGACAGGGATACAGTACGGCGAAATCAAGGATAAATTCGGTTGGACTGAAACGATATAA
- the tyrS gene encoding tyrosine--tRNA ligase → MANVFDTLQERGFLKQTTHDGLKEMLGREKVKFYVGFDATADSLHVGHFVQLMAMAHMQRAGHVPIVLIGGGTTMIGDPSGKSDMRKMMTREIIAHNADRFREQIGKFLDFSDGKALMVDNADWLLDLNYVEFLREIGTCFSVNRMLTAECYKQRLEKGLTFFEFNYMLMQAYDFLVLSRKYGCTLEMGGDDQWSNILAGADLIRRKEQKEAYGLTITLLLKSDGKKMGKTESGAVWLDPEKTSPYDFYQYWRNVADADVKTCLSLLTFLPMDEVRRLSALKDHEINDAKKILAFEITKQVHGQAAAVEAQTAAEALFGSGGAGGSIPTTQISAAELAEHPQLLDIMIAAGLTKSRGEGRRLITQGGVLLNGEKVTDEFASLSEADLAGGGAMIRKGKKVFHKIILK, encoded by the coding sequence ATGGCAAACGTTTTTGACACATTACAGGAAAGAGGCTTTTTAAAGCAAACGACCCATGACGGGTTAAAAGAGATGCTCGGCAGGGAAAAGGTCAAGTTTTACGTCGGGTTTGACGCGACGGCAGACAGCCTGCACGTGGGGCATTTCGTACAGTTGATGGCTATGGCGCACATGCAGCGCGCGGGCCATGTGCCGATCGTCCTCATTGGCGGCGGTACGACGATGATCGGCGACCCGAGCGGGAAATCTGACATGCGCAAGATGATGACGCGCGAGATCATCGCGCACAACGCAGACCGTTTTCGCGAGCAGATCGGCAAGTTCCTCGATTTTTCGGACGGTAAGGCGCTGATGGTGGACAATGCCGACTGGCTTTTAGACCTCAACTATGTGGAGTTTTTGCGCGAGATCGGCACGTGTTTTTCCGTCAACAGGATGCTGACGGCGGAATGCTATAAGCAAAGGCTGGAAAAGGGACTGACGTTTTTTGAATTCAACTATATGCTGATGCAGGCATATGACTTTTTGGTATTAAGCCGTAAATACGGCTGCACGCTGGAGATGGGCGGGGACGACCAATGGAGCAATATTTTAGCGGGCGCGGACCTCATCCGCCGCAAGGAGCAAAAAGAGGCGTATGGCCTTACCATTACCCTGCTCTTAAAGAGCGACGGCAAAAAGATGGGCAAGACGGAATCGGGCGCGGTATGGCTTGATCCTGAAAAGACGTCCCCGTATGATTTTTACCAGTATTGGCGGAACGTGGCGGACGCGGACGTCAAGACGTGCCTTTCGCTGCTGACGTTTTTGCCGATGGACGAGGTGCGGAGGCTTTCGGCGTTAAAGGATCATGAGATCAATGATGCAAAAAAGATACTTGCGTTTGAGATAACAAAACAGGTGCATGGGCAGGCGGCGGCTGTAGAAGCGCAGACCGCGGCGGAAGCGCTTTTTGGAAGCGGCGGCGCCGGCGGCAGCATCCCGACGACGCAGATAAGCGCGGCGGAGCTGGCAGAGCACCCGCAGCTTTTGGACATCATGATCGCGGCGGGGCTGACGAAGTCGCGCGGGGAAGGCCGCAGGCTTATAACACAGGGCGGCGTTCTCCTGAACGGCGAAAAGGTGACGGATGAATTTGCGTCTTTGAGCGAGGCTGATTTGGCAGGCGGCGGCGCGATGATCAGGAAAGGAAAGAAAGTTTTCCATAAGATCATTTTGAAATGA
- a CDS encoding 2-hydroxyacid dehydrogenase, which yields MIRIAFYDTKPYDRVWFDKLKQAYGFEFKYYENKLNRDTAVLASGCDAVVAFVNDAIDAGTVAALYDNGIRVVAMRAAGYNNIDFKAAWGKIHILRVPAYSPYAVAEHAMALLLTLNRKIHHAYNRTREFNFSINGLTGFDLHGKTAGVIGTGKIGQVFIDICKGFGMRVVAYDPFPNPNVDVEYVTLKQLCRYSDVISLHCPLTKDTYHVIDEQTIAQMKRGVILINTSRGALIKSDALLEGIKSGKLGGAGLDVYEEESDLFFEDFSNTIMQDDILARLITMPNVIVTSHQAFLTDEALKNIAHTTLENLKAYFDDEPLYNEICYQCSKQKTCDKSHQKRCF from the coding sequence ATGATCAGGATCGCCTTTTACGATACGAAGCCTTACGACCGGGTCTGGTTCGACAAACTGAAGCAGGCGTACGGTTTTGAGTTCAAATATTATGAAAACAAGCTCAACAGGGATACCGCCGTTCTTGCCAGCGGCTGCGACGCGGTGGTCGCTTTCGTCAACGACGCCATCGACGCAGGCACCGTCGCCGCATTATATGATAACGGCATCCGCGTGGTCGCCATGCGCGCCGCGGGCTACAACAACATCGATTTTAAAGCCGCATGGGGAAAAATACATATCCTGCGCGTCCCCGCCTATTCTCCGTATGCGGTCGCAGAGCACGCAATGGCCCTGCTGCTGACCTTAAACCGCAAGATCCACCATGCCTACAACCGCACGCGCGAATTCAATTTCAGCATTAACGGGCTGACCGGCTTTGATCTGCACGGCAAGACCGCAGGCGTGATCGGTACCGGCAAGATCGGGCAGGTATTCATCGATATCTGCAAAGGCTTCGGCATGCGCGTGGTCGCCTACGACCCTTTTCCCAATCCGAATGTGGATGTGGAATATGTGACCTTAAAGCAGCTGTGCCGCTATTCCGATGTCATTTCCCTGCATTGCCCGCTGACGAAAGACACCTACCATGTCATTGACGAACAAACGATCGCGCAAATGAAGCGGGGCGTGATCCTCATCAATACGTCGCGCGGCGCGCTCATCAAAAGCGACGCGCTTTTAGAAGGGATCAAGTCCGGGAAGCTGGGCGGCGCGGGCCTCGATGTATACGAGGAGGAAAGCGACCTTTTCTTCGAGGATTTCTCCAATACCATCATGCAGGACGATATCCTGGCGCGCCTGATCACCATGCCCAACGTTATCGTTACCTCGCACCAGGCCTTCCTCACGGACGAGGCGCTTAAGAACATCGCGCATACCACGCTGGAAAACCTGAAAGCCTATTTTGACGACGAGCCTTTGTACAACGAGATATGCTACCAGTGCAGCAAGCAGAAAACATGTGACAAATCCCATCAGAAGCGGTGTTTTTGA
- a CDS encoding aminotransferase-like domain-containing protein — MYRFAKRFDGVGGSEIRKIFGLLAVPDMISFAGGNPSPELFPEETLAEISEEIIAENGKSVLQYGGTLGVPAFIELLKYRNEDIMKETDDLVVLSGSSQGIDFFAHTMIEKGDVILAESPSFLGALQTFRLADADIKTVSMQPDGIDTAELEEKIKQYNPKFLYTIPTFQNPSGITMSGQKRQKVYDTCEKYGVLILEDDPYAELRYSGQPLESIKSYDQSGIVCKLASFSKTISPGLRVGYAIAHKDIIAKFNLLKQGADVHTSNLTQAMVMEFLKRGYYDGHVKMLCAEYKKQRDAMCGAIDKYFPQDAVRTDPEGGLFVWVTLPEKVNAREVFDACVAQKVAFVVGPPFFAEGGHENTLRMNFSMPTIPDIEKGVERMGQIIREFV; from the coding sequence GGGAATCCGTCGCCGGAGCTGTTTCCGGAGGAAACGCTTGCGGAGATCAGTGAAGAAATTATTGCGGAAAACGGAAAGAGCGTGCTGCAATACGGCGGGACGCTGGGCGTTCCGGCGTTTATCGAGCTTCTAAAATACCGTAACGAGGATATCATGAAAGAAACGGACGATCTCGTCGTGCTTTCGGGTTCTTCGCAGGGCATTGATTTTTTTGCGCACACGATGATCGAAAAGGGAGACGTGATACTTGCGGAGTCGCCGTCCTTTTTGGGCGCGCTGCAAACGTTCCGCCTTGCGGACGCGGATATCAAGACGGTATCTATGCAGCCGGATGGGATCGACACGGCGGAGCTCGAGGAAAAGATCAAGCAATATAATCCGAAGTTTTTATATACGATCCCCACGTTCCAGAACCCCTCGGGGATCACGATGAGCGGGCAAAAGAGGCAGAAGGTATACGATACCTGCGAAAAGTACGGCGTGCTCATCTTAGAGGACGACCCATACGCGGAGCTGCGGTACAGCGGGCAGCCGCTTGAAAGTATCAAATCTTACGACCAGAGCGGCATTGTCTGCAAGCTGGCGAGCTTTTCCAAGACGATCTCGCCCGGGCTGCGCGTGGGGTATGCGATCGCGCATAAGGACATCATCGCGAAGTTCAACCTGTTAAAGCAGGGCGCGGATGTACATACCTCCAATCTGACGCAGGCGATGGTCATGGAATTTTTGAAGCGCGGGTATTATGACGGCCACGTCAAAATGCTGTGCGCCGAATATAAGAAGCAGCGCGACGCGATGTGCGGCGCGATCGACAAATATTTCCCGCAGGATGCGGTGCGCACCGACCCGGAAGGCGGGCTGTTCGTATGGGTGACCCTGCCGGAAAAGGTAAACGCGCGCGAGGTATTCGACGCATGTGTGGCGCAGAAGGTCGCGTTTGTCGTAGGGCCTCCGTTCTTTGCGGAGGGCGGCCACGAGAATACGCTGCGTATGAACTTCTCCATGCCGACAATCCCCGACATTGAAAAGGGCGTGGAGCGTATGGGGCAGATCATCAGGGAATTTGTGTAA